In bacterium, the following are encoded in one genomic region:
- the prfA gene encoding peptide chain release factor 1 has protein sequence MIQKLEEMKKEYEGIMEEMAKPSVISDTEKMRQLSKRLTQLEEILSLYEKYNKNIEEEKETKKLLDDPEMRPLAEEEIEKLREEREKLEEEILSQLFPPDPYADRTAIIEIRAATGGEEAALFAADLVRMYLRYAERHGYKAEIIHANMTGLGGYKEAIITVEGKGAYSRLKYESGVHRVQRIPETESGGRIHTSTATVAVLPEAEEVEVEIKEEDLEIETFRSSGPGGQHMQKNETAVRIRHIPTGIVVVCQDERSQSQNKERALRTLRAHLLEMKRRQQEEELAAQRRAQIGTGARSEKIRTYNFIQNRVTDHRIGLTIYRLDDILDGDLDEIIDALALQEKMLSGEKQ, from the coding sequence GTGATTCAAAAGTTGGAGGAAATGAAGAAGGAATATGAAGGGATAATGGAGGAGATGGCTAAGCCATCCGTTATCTCTGATACCGAGAAAATGCGCCAGCTCTCAAAGCGTCTAACGCAATTGGAAGAGATATTATCCCTCTATGAGAAATACAACAAAAATATTGAAGAGGAAAAGGAGACGAAAAAACTCCTTGACGACCCGGAGATGCGTCCTCTCGCTGAGGAGGAGATAGAGAAATTGCGGGAGGAGAGGGAGAAATTGGAGGAGGAAATCCTCTCCCAGCTTTTCCCTCCCGACCCTTATGCTGACAGAACGGCGATAATTGAGATTAGAGCTGCAACTGGAGGGGAGGAAGCGGCTCTTTTCGCTGCTGACCTTGTGCGGATGTATCTTCGCTATGCGGAAAGGCATGGCTATAAGGCGGAGATAATCCACGCTAATATGACGGGTTTAGGAGGGTATAAGGAAGCGATAATAACAGTTGAGGGAAAGGGAGCATATAGCCGATTGAAGTATGAAAGCGGTGTTCACAGGGTGCAGAGAATACCGGAGACGGAGAGTGGGGGGAGGATTCACACTTCAACAGCAACCGTTGCTGTTTTGCCTGAAGCAGAAGAGGTAGAGGTGGAGATTAAAGAGGAGGATTTGGAGATAGAGACATTCCGTTCCTCGGGACCGGGAGGTCAGCATATGCAGAAGAACGAGACCGCGGTGAGGATTCGCCATATTCCAACCGGGATAGTTGTCGTTTGTCAGGACGAGCGCTCCCAATCGCAGAACAAGGAGAGGGCATTGCGGACATTAAGAGCTCATCTTTTGGAAATGAAGAGGCGTCAGCAGGAGGAGGAGCTCGCAGCGCAAAGGAGGGCACAGATAGGAACGGGAGCGAGAAGCGAGAAGATAAGAACCTACAATTTCATTCAAAATAGGGTTACCGACCACAGAATTGGCTTGACCATTTATCGGCTTGACGATATTTTAGATGGTGATCTGGATGAGATAATAGATGCCTTAGCCCTACAGGAAAAAATGCTCTCAGGAGAGAAGCAATGA
- the prmC gene encoding peptide chain release factor N(5)-glutamine methyltransferase, with the protein MRPLTFRAALLWGLRLLREAKVPDPHVSARILLQSAASISHQELITLLPKPILPPIFSYYRFLLKRRQRHEPLPYITGFYPFMDFHLLIRRGVFIPRPETEILVEVAEKKLKDKEGVVIDVGTGSGAIAIGLARLCPKLSIIGIDISREAISLARINARINKVSDRVIFKRGDIRDIQLPKATCIVSNPPYIPTSQLPSLPLEIRLYEPIKALDGGEDGLEVIREIVRRARDILLPGGFLLLEIGEGQSEKVRELLSKNGFKDIEVFRDLGKVERVISGVKCEE; encoded by the coding sequence ATGAGGCCGCTAACATTTAGGGCAGCTCTCCTATGGGGCCTGCGCCTTCTAAGGGAGGCGAAGGTCCCTGACCCCCATGTCTCCGCGCGAATCCTCCTTCAATCCGCAGCTTCCATCTCTCATCAGGAGCTAATCACACTTCTCCCTAAGCCAATTCTACCTCCTATTTTCTCTTATTATCGCTTCCTGCTAAAAAGAAGGCAAAGGCATGAACCACTTCCATATATAACCGGTTTTTACCCCTTTATGGACTTCCATTTATTGATTAGACGAGGCGTTTTCATCCCTCGTCCGGAAACGGAGATTTTAGTGGAGGTAGCCGAAAAGAAGCTCAAGGATAAAGAGGGCGTAGTCATAGATGTAGGGACGGGAAGCGGAGCCATCGCTATAGGCTTGGCTCGTCTCTGCCCCAAGCTATCCATAATCGGGATAGATATAAGTAGGGAAGCGATTTCTTTGGCAAGGATAAATGCGAGGATTAACAAGGTGAGCGATAGGGTTATCTTTAAGCGAGGTGATATAAGAGACATACAGCTCCCCAAGGCAACTTGCATCGTTTCAAATCCACCTTACATCCCAACCTCTCAACTTCCTTCCCTTCCTTTAGAGATTCGCCTATATGAGCCTATCAAGGCATTGGATGGCGGCGAGGATGGACTGGAAGTGATAAGGGAAATCGTGAGGCGAGCGAGGGATATACTCCTTCCGGGTGGTTTTCTGCTTTTGGAGATTGGGGAAGGGCAAAGTGAAAAAGTAAGGGAGTTGCTCTCAAAAAATGGTTTTAAGGATATTGAAGTGTTCAGGGATTTGGGAAAGGTTGAGAGGGTTATATCAGGGGTGAAATGTGAGGAATAG
- a CDS encoding tetratricopeptide repeat protein: MRNSIWVLIFVVIFGYLYYSFRSFPVRDWREFILGRYYLFNGKREKAEKEFAAALRKHPERSEMVTQIALFYLTMGKLDKAEEVLKKAIQRKPSFDLYYLLGNCQLEAGKVDEAEKSFAKAVELEPSNPYALNNLAYIWVEEGKRLEEAVELLKRAIKKSRSPEILDSLGWAYVKLGEVEKGLKLLKAAAERRPANWEIRYHLSVAYEKLGNRPAAKVEEAKAKILFKREKELGAGLQ, encoded by the coding sequence GTGAGGAATAGCATCTGGGTTTTGATTTTTGTTGTTATTTTCGGCTATCTCTATTATTCGTTTCGTTCCTTTCCCGTCAGGGATTGGAGGGAGTTTATTTTAGGTCGCTATTATCTATTCAATGGAAAAAGGGAAAAAGCGGAAAAAGAGTTCGCTGCCGCCCTAAGGAAACATCCCGAGCGAAGCGAGATGGTGACACAGATTGCCCTATTTTATCTCACTATGGGGAAATTGGATAAGGCGGAGGAGGTGCTCAAGAAGGCTATTCAACGCAAGCCGAGCTTTGATTTGTATTATCTTCTTGGAAATTGCCAGCTGGAGGCAGGGAAAGTAGACGAGGCAGAGAAGTCCTTCGCCAAAGCTGTGGAGCTTGAGCCATCTAATCCCTACGCCCTAAACAATCTCGCCTATATTTGGGTAGAGGAGGGAAAGAGGTTGGAGGAGGCGGTGGAGCTATTGAAAAGAGCGATAAAAAAGAGCAGGAGCCCGGAGATACTTGATAGCTTGGGCTGGGCTTATGTCAAGCTGGGAGAGGTGGAAAAGGGCTTGAAGCTATTGAAGGCAGCGGCGGAACGGAGGCCCGCTAACTGGGAGATAAGATATCATTTAAGCGTAGCTTATGAGAAGCTTGGAAATCGTCCTGCTGCGAAAGTGGAAGAGGCAAAAGCGAAAATACTTTTCAAGAGAGAAAAAGAATTGGGTGCAGGGCTTCAATAG